A window of the Streptomyces albireticuli genome harbors these coding sequences:
- a CDS encoding terpene synthase family protein encodes MDPYDFTIPTGTVFRIPEIRSSLPEARHPRCAELDERAHTFSRPYLIGYFGDEDRADRFLAQGHAHYACLGYPRTLEDRAQAVANSILPATLLDDTFSKPGLQGNLTALKEHHARWSAVFAGERPPPEADAAYHFVYDSIEACAPYASPGVARRLREGWQDAADAFLDEAVHRHHKDTADLGTYAERRVRVHFRMWACALLEFSLGIDLGPLAGHPLIRSAQHHVIWHLALANDCYSLVKELSAQESTNTIIELIRHDKLDLQTAVDEVVELVHRTEQDYLRVREEIRRGPLGGNPDVTAYMDGLGFFITGNLRIMQSSSRYHGLDHDGSRVLPGPMTITYMPTVHTPREEFRP; translated from the coding sequence GTGGACCCCTACGACTTCACCATCCCCACCGGAACGGTCTTCCGGATCCCCGAGATCCGCTCCAGCCTCCCGGAAGCCCGCCACCCCCGCTGCGCCGAGCTCGACGAGCGCGCCCACACCTTTTCCCGGCCCTACCTCATCGGCTACTTCGGCGACGAGGACCGAGCGGACCGCTTCCTCGCGCAAGGACACGCGCACTACGCCTGCCTCGGATACCCCCGCACACTCGAGGACCGGGCACAGGCCGTCGCCAACTCGATCCTGCCGGCGACACTCCTCGACGACACCTTCAGCAAACCCGGCCTCCAAGGCAACCTGACCGCCCTCAAGGAACACCACGCCCGCTGGAGCGCGGTATTCGCCGGTGAACGCCCACCACCGGAAGCCGACGCGGCGTACCACTTCGTCTACGACTCCATCGAGGCGTGCGCGCCCTACGCATCCCCCGGTGTCGCCCGACGCCTGCGCGAGGGCTGGCAGGACGCGGCGGACGCCTTCTTGGACGAGGCCGTCCACCGCCACCACAAGGACACAGCGGACCTCGGCACCTATGCCGAACGGCGCGTCAGGGTCCACTTCCGCATGTGGGCATGTGCTCTCCTGGAATTCTCCCTCGGCATCGACCTGGGCCCCCTCGCCGGCCACCCGCTGATCCGGTCCGCCCAGCACCACGTCATCTGGCACCTGGCCCTGGCCAACGACTGCTACTCACTCGTCAAGGAACTCAGCGCCCAGGAATCGACGAACACGATCATCGAACTGATCCGGCACGACAAGCTCGACCTGCAAACCGCGGTCGACGAGGTTGTCGAGCTGGTTCACCGAACCGAGCAGGACTACCTGCGCGTCCGCGAGGAAATCCGCCGTGGCCCACTCGGCGGCAATCCCGACGTCACCGCGTACATGGACGGACTCGGGTTCTTCATCACCGGGAACCTCCGCATCATGCAGAGCTCCAGCAGGTACCACGGTCTCGACCACGACGGCAGCCGGGTACTCCCCGGGCCGATGACCATCACGTACATGCCTACTGTCCACACACCGCGGGAAGAATTCCGCCCCTGA